In the genome of Elusimicrobium sp., one region contains:
- a CDS encoding ABC transporter permease produces MKNNRILKRILTNKTSLIGFLLVSFFALVALFAPFLAPVQNTHNPYQMPQKSYQIAPQPPSTQNWFGTTEQQYDLYYGVVWGARLAFKVGLTVTFFAFLIGLFVGGIAAYFGGKVDETLMRLTDVVFAVPSLVLAMVIAAMLGPDVKNMMIALTAVAWPSYARLVRGDILSVKNQNYVTAARTLGARGPRILLRHILPNSIYPSVVVASLDIGYVVLTAASLSFLGLGAQPGTADWGQLIAMARNWVLGTAQNPLAYWYTVAVPGGAIFLFVLGWNLLGDAFRDILDPRQA; encoded by the coding sequence ATGAAAAATAACCGTATTCTAAAACGCATTTTAACGAATAAAACCTCTTTAATCGGGTTTTTGCTTGTGTCGTTTTTTGCATTGGTAGCGTTGTTCGCTCCGTTCTTGGCTCCGGTGCAAAACACGCATAACCCCTATCAAATGCCACAAAAAAGTTATCAAATTGCACCCCAGCCTCCTTCTACCCAAAATTGGTTTGGTACTACCGAGCAACAATATGATTTGTACTACGGGGTAGTATGGGGCGCGCGCCTGGCATTTAAGGTAGGGCTGACCGTTACTTTTTTTGCTTTTTTGATTGGTTTGTTTGTTGGGGGAATTGCCGCTTATTTCGGCGGGAAAGTGGACGAAACGCTCATGCGCCTGACCGATGTGGTGTTTGCCGTTCCGTCTTTGGTGCTTGCCATGGTAATTGCCGCTATGTTGGGGCCGGATGTTAAAAATATGATGATTGCTCTTACGGCAGTAGCCTGGCCTTCTTATGCACGCTTGGTACGCGGGGATATTTTATCCGTTAAAAACCAAAACTATGTAACCGCGGCGCGTACTTTGGGTGCGCGCGGCCCGCGGATTTTACTGCGCCATATTTTGCCGAATTCCATTTATCCGTCCGTAGTGGTGGCCAGTTTGGATATCGGTTATGTGGTGTTGACGGCGGCTTCGCTGTCGTTTTTAGGCTTGGGAGCCCAGCCCGGTACGGCCGATTGGGGGCAACTGATTGCCATGGCACGCAACTGGGTACTCGGAACGGCCCAAAACCCTCTTGCGTATTGGTACACCGTAGCAGTTCCGGGGGGTGCTATCTTTTTGTTTGTACTGGGTTGGAACCTGCTGGGGGATGCTTTCCGCGATATTTTAGACCCCAGACAGGCCTGA
- a CDS encoding tetratricopeptide repeat protein gives MKKFLVSICLCMLCVPLFAETAAQLFARAKQEPNPNIQIKMLSKVISRAPRMADAYHYRGDAHRSLGHTRQAIEDYTHTIRLRPKDPFRYYARALTYLDMGRPSLAAADLTRAISLKPAYRNFYLSRARAYTALGKYEGAIADYKKYLRAKAPPPDLALEMAQAYLGAYRYEDAEKQLEFAAKEGEDSADLYFWRGRVYGGQGRLDEAISSYSKALHRQDNYAPAYRYRAAAFKDIGDLEASLEDYTKLIALQPEASYYNRRGLIYEELKQFKSAVADYSKAIELNPKWAIPYNNRGFVKMNLKNWAGAKSDLETAIKLDGSSPTPYVNLAGVHWLWKKDRKKAYQNLDKAMRRNFKKFESLYDEEQKGWMFKGLNKTQEFRALMYR, from the coding sequence ATGAAGAAATTTCTAGTCAGTATTTGTTTGTGTATGTTGTGCGTGCCCTTGTTTGCGGAAACGGCGGCGCAGTTGTTTGCCCGTGCCAAGCAGGAGCCGAACCCGAATATCCAAATCAAAATGCTTTCCAAAGTAATTTCGCGCGCGCCCCGCATGGCAGATGCTTACCATTATCGGGGGGATGCACACCGAAGTTTGGGGCATACACGCCAGGCCATTGAGGACTATACCCATACGATTCGCTTGCGCCCCAAAGACCCGTTCCGCTACTATGCCCGCGCACTTACTTATTTGGATATGGGCCGCCCTTCCCTGGCCGCGGCCGATTTAACCAGAGCCATTTCGCTCAAACCCGCTTACCGCAATTTTTATCTTTCCCGTGCGCGTGCTTACACGGCTTTAGGTAAGTACGAAGGTGCGATTGCCGATTACAAAAAATACTTGCGTGCCAAAGCCCCGCCGCCGGACTTAGCCTTGGAAATGGCCCAAGCCTATTTGGGGGCCTATCGTTACGAAGATGCCGAAAAACAATTGGAGTTTGCCGCTAAGGAAGGCGAAGACTCGGCCGACTTATACTTTTGGCGTGGGCGCGTTTACGGCGGGCAAGGCCGTTTGGATGAGGCTATTTCTTCTTACAGCAAAGCCCTTCATCGGCAGGATAACTATGCTCCGGCCTACCGTTACCGCGCCGCCGCATTTAAGGATATAGGCGATTTGGAAGCCTCGCTTGAAGATTACACCAAACTGATAGCCTTGCAACCGGAGGCCTCGTATTATAACCGCCGCGGGCTTATTTACGAAGAGTTAAAGCAATTCAAATCGGCCGTGGCCGATTATTCCAAAGCCATCGAACTCAACCCCAAATGGGCGATTCCCTACAATAACCGCGGTTTTGTGAAAATGAACCTGAAGAATTGGGCCGGTGCCAAGAGCGATTTGGAAACCGCCATTAAGTTGGACGGTTCCAGTCCCACGCCGTATGTCAATTTGGCAGGGGTACATTGGTTGTGGAAAAAAGACCGTAAAAAAGCGTATCAAAATTTAGATAAAGCCATGCGCCGTAATTTCAAAAAATTTGAATCTCTGTATGATGAAGAGCAAAAGGGGTGGATGTTTAAGGGCTTAAATAAAACGCAGGAATTTCGTGCGTTGATGTATCGCTAA
- a CDS encoding ABC transporter permease, with amino-acid sequence MLRFILRRLLLLPLVLVGVTFLLFFLTQRLSPEMRASLYVKDPRQMGALEEVIRQYGLRDHVLKQYGRWMGNVLRGDLGYSPSANMPVAQAMKEYLPATIQLAFVTILLVVLFGVWFGSLSAVHKDKWQDILARLVSVGGFSLPIFVLGLLLLMVFYGKLGWFAPGGYSVQTDLIIHGPSFKMYTGFLLIDSLLNGNLRVFADVLRHLVLPAVTLCVGSFALMVRVMRSSMLEELNKDYIRAARAKGLSERAVVYKHAGKNAIIPVITLASIQFIRLLGGTVIVETIFDYPGIGRFGVMAAQQLDIAGILGFSLMVAVLFVLGNLLSDILYTAVDPRIRLE; translated from the coding sequence GTGTTACGCTTTATTTTAAGAAGACTTCTTCTCTTGCCACTTGTACTGGTGGGCGTAACCTTCTTGCTCTTTTTTCTTACCCAACGCCTAAGCCCCGAAATGCGCGCTTCCTTGTATGTAAAAGATCCGCGCCAAATGGGAGCGTTGGAAGAAGTGATCCGCCAATATGGGTTGCGCGACCATGTGCTAAAGCAGTATGGGCGGTGGATGGGAAATGTGCTCCGGGGCGACTTAGGGTATAGCCCAAGTGCCAATATGCCCGTAGCCCAAGCCATGAAGGAATACTTGCCTGCCACAATTCAACTGGCGTTTGTTACCATTTTGCTGGTCGTGTTGTTTGGGGTATGGTTTGGCAGTTTGTCGGCAGTACATAAAGACAAATGGCAGGATATTTTGGCACGCTTGGTGAGTGTGGGCGGGTTTTCGTTGCCGATTTTTGTATTGGGACTACTGCTACTGATGGTATTTTACGGGAAACTCGGTTGGTTTGCCCCCGGAGGATACTCCGTGCAGACAGATTTGATTATCCATGGCCCTTCCTTCAAAATGTACACCGGGTTTTTGCTGATAGATTCTCTCTTAAACGGAAACTTGCGTGTGTTTGCCGATGTGCTGCGGCATTTGGTTTTACCGGCAGTTACTTTGTGTGTCGGCTCGTTTGCTTTAATGGTACGGGTGATGCGCTCGAGTATGCTGGAGGAATTAAATAAAGATTATATCCGTGCGGCGCGCGCTAAGGGCCTCAGCGAACGGGCGGTTGTATATAAGCATGCAGGTAAAAATGCCATTATCCCCGTGATTACGCTGGCCAGTATTCAGTTTATTCGGTTGTTGGGCGGCACCGTGATTGTGGAAACTATTTTTGATTATCCCGGTATCGGCCGTTTTGGCGTGATGGCGGCACAACAGTTGGACATTGCCGGCATTTTGGGTTTTTCCTTAATGGTAGCGGTACTGTTTGTATTGGGCAATTTACTCTCGGATATTTTATATACGGCGGTTGATCCGCGTATTCGGTTGGAATAA
- a CDS encoding DUF4145 domain-containing protein: MTNFDFLTQDKRFEAFSGAAVAAENIFAIDTASCIMTCRRALELGVKWLYSVDSSLVRPYEDTLSALIYTDEFRNLVKEDLFNRIKYIQKVGNNATHSSRYITKGQALFALENLFYFMDFIAFHYGENYQKHTFNRDLVGKQPAPAMPPIVAEISLDALLASNKAVAPTLTDQRKAKEPEYVAVPIDPTEAETRKAYIDVMLTDGGWIQGKNWQNEVPIEQMPNASGEGFADYVLYGDDGRPLAVVEAKKTSVDPAKGRQQAKLYADDLERRYGRRPVIFLTNGYDTRIWVDQEGGYPERKVASIYGKKDLEKLFSLLEQKQSLDHILIDDNITNRYYQKEAIKAVCETFGQRNRRRALLVMATGSGKTRTVISLVKVLLEQGWIRNFLFLADRTALVNQANRAFVNLLPSVSVSNLCESKPNLQARGIFSTYPTMMNCIDESEDTDGSKMFTCGHFDLIIVDEAHRSIYKKYQSIFNYFDGLMVGLTATPKNDIDRNTYEIFGLEEGVPTYGYELAQAVKDKYLVDYKTFETKLKFLNEGIVYSDLSESEKQEYEEKFADENGNVPEKIGGSALNDWVFNKNTIVQVLNDLMNKGLKVEYGTKIGKSIIFAKNHLHAEKILQVFNEEYPNFPVGFCRVIDNYTNYAQSLIDDFSNARKMPQIAISVDMLDTGIDVPEILNLVFFKKVMSKAKFWQMIGRGTRLCPGLLDGEDKNGFYIFDYCSNFEFFQTARQDTGNVAVSLQEQLFKLKLELAQKLQDLSLQNDFFTAWRKELVEAVHKSIIHLNRNNFAVRQHLQILDRFSSIEAFRQLTETDVYALSTEVAPLVLPEQDDFEALRFDSLVYGIELAKLRGTSCARAYKDLVKRVEGLTSCGNIPEVLSQKELIEQILRTDYLTRAELPDLEDIRKKLRDIMRFVPLTARTRYETNFKDCVTGYNEDEFHPDTVELENYRKKAEHFLRENKHLPSIAKLTTNEPLSEQDIKELEQILWNQLGTKDNYKHDVGDVPLGEFVRATLGLDIQSINEAFSKFIDEHNLNSNQIYFVNRIKEYIAQNGVLKDMSILQRTPFTDQGSVVDLFPDVTIWNNIYSAIQSINQNANWINRI; the protein is encoded by the coding sequence ATGACGAACTTTGATTTTTTAACTCAAGATAAGCGGTTTGAAGCATTTTCTGGCGCAGCAGTGGCGGCGGAGAATATCTTCGCTATTGATACCGCCTCCTGCATAATGACGTGTCGCAGAGCGCTTGAGTTAGGAGTCAAATGGCTTTATTCTGTGGATTCTTCGCTTGTTCGGCCTTACGAAGATACTCTTTCCGCGCTTATTTATACCGACGAATTTCGCAATCTTGTTAAAGAAGATTTATTTAACCGCATTAAATATATTCAAAAAGTAGGTAATAACGCAACTCATAGTTCCCGTTATATAACCAAAGGACAAGCACTCTTTGCGCTTGAAAATTTGTTCTATTTCATGGACTTTATTGCCTTCCATTATGGCGAAAATTACCAAAAACACACTTTTAACCGTGATTTAGTTGGCAAGCAACCTGCTCCGGCTATGCCTCCGATTGTTGCAGAAATATCCTTAGACGCTCTTTTGGCCTCCAATAAAGCTGTCGCTCCCACTCTGACCGACCAGCGCAAGGCCAAAGAACCTGAATATGTGGCTGTTCCCATTGATCCTACTGAAGCCGAAACCCGCAAGGCCTATATTGATGTCATGCTTACGGATGGTGGGTGGATACAAGGAAAGAATTGGCAAAATGAAGTACCTATAGAACAAATGCCTAATGCCTCTGGCGAGGGATTTGCTGATTACGTGCTTTATGGGGATGATGGCCGTCCGTTAGCAGTTGTAGAAGCCAAGAAAACGAGCGTAGACCCCGCTAAAGGCCGTCAGCAGGCAAAACTCTACGCGGACGATTTAGAACGCCGCTATGGCCGCCGTCCGGTTATTTTCTTAACGAATGGATATGATACGCGCATTTGGGTAGATCAAGAGGGTGGATATCCTGAACGCAAGGTGGCTAGTATCTATGGCAAAAAAGATCTAGAGAAATTATTTAGCTTATTAGAACAAAAGCAGTCCTTAGACCATATTTTAATTGACGATAATATAACGAACCGTTATTACCAAAAAGAAGCTATCAAAGCGGTTTGTGAAACCTTCGGGCAGAGAAACCGCCGCAGAGCCTTATTGGTAATGGCCACAGGGAGCGGAAAGACACGGACGGTGATCTCTCTTGTTAAAGTCCTCTTAGAGCAAGGATGGATTCGTAATTTCTTATTCTTAGCGGACCGTACGGCACTTGTGAATCAAGCTAACCGCGCATTTGTAAACTTACTTCCCAGCGTGTCCGTTAGCAATTTATGTGAATCAAAACCTAATTTACAGGCACGCGGAATATTTTCCACCTATCCGACCATGATGAACTGCATTGATGAATCGGAAGATACAGATGGAAGCAAGATGTTTACGTGTGGACACTTTGATCTAATTATCGTTGATGAAGCACACCGCAGTATTTATAAAAAATACCAAAGTATATTCAATTACTTTGATGGCTTAATGGTTGGGTTAACCGCTACCCCAAAGAACGATATTGACCGCAATACCTATGAGATTTTTGGGTTGGAAGAAGGCGTGCCAACCTATGGCTACGAATTAGCCCAAGCTGTAAAGGATAAATATCTAGTTGATTATAAAACCTTCGAGACCAAACTTAAATTTTTAAATGAAGGGATTGTATATAGCGATCTTTCTGAATCCGAGAAACAAGAATACGAGGAAAAATTTGCCGATGAGAATGGAAATGTCCCTGAAAAGATTGGTGGATCAGCACTTAATGATTGGGTATTTAACAAGAATACAATCGTCCAGGTATTAAACGACCTCATGAATAAGGGGCTAAAGGTTGAATATGGAACTAAAATTGGCAAAAGCATTATTTTTGCTAAGAACCATTTGCACGCTGAGAAAATTTTACAAGTATTTAATGAAGAATATCCCAATTTTCCTGTCGGCTTTTGCCGTGTAATTGACAACTATACCAACTACGCCCAAAGTTTGATAGACGACTTTTCCAATGCTCGTAAAATGCCGCAAATTGCCATTTCTGTGGATATGTTGGATACAGGGATTGATGTCCCCGAAATACTCAATTTGGTGTTTTTTAAGAAAGTGATGAGTAAGGCCAAGTTTTGGCAGATGATTGGGCGTGGAACACGCTTGTGCCCCGGCCTTTTGGATGGTGAAGACAAAAACGGATTCTATATTTTCGACTACTGTTCTAACTTTGAGTTTTTCCAAACGGCTCGTCAGGATACGGGAAACGTGGCGGTATCTTTGCAGGAACAACTATTCAAATTAAAACTAGAGCTAGCTCAGAAGTTACAGGATCTGTCCTTACAAAATGACTTCTTTACTGCTTGGCGAAAAGAACTGGTAGAGGCCGTCCATAAAAGCATCATACATCTAAACCGCAATAATTTTGCCGTGCGCCAACATCTGCAAATTTTAGATCGTTTCTCATCGATAGAGGCATTTCGGCAATTAACCGAGACTGATGTGTATGCTTTAAGTACAGAAGTCGCTCCACTTGTGTTACCGGAACAAGATGATTTTGAAGCATTACGCTTTGATTCTTTGGTGTATGGAATAGAATTAGCTAAATTACGTGGGACATCTTGTGCAAGAGCATACAAAGATCTTGTGAAGAGAGTAGAGGGACTAACGTCTTGTGGCAATATACCTGAGGTCCTTTCTCAAAAAGAGCTAATAGAACAAATTTTACGTACGGATTATTTAACTCGTGCAGAACTTCCCGATTTGGAAGATATCCGCAAAAAATTACGTGATATTATGCGTTTTGTTCCGCTTACTGCTCGTACCCGCTACGAAACGAACTTTAAGGATTGCGTGACGGGATATAATGAAGATGAATTTCATCCTGATACCGTCGAATTAGAAAATTACAGAAAGAAAGCAGAGCATTTCCTGCGCGAAAACAAACATTTGCCCTCAATTGCAAAGCTAACGACCAATGAGCCCTTATCCGAACAAGACATTAAGGAGTTGGAACAGATCTTGTGGAACCAATTAGGCACAAAAGACAATTACAAACATGATGTAGGAGATGTTCCATTAGGCGAATTTGTACGTGCTACGCTGGGGTTAGACATACAAAGCATCAACGAAGCCTTTTCTAAATTTATAGATGAACACAACCTCAATTCTAACCAAATCTATTTCGTAAATAGGATTAAAGAATATATTGCCCAAAATGGCGTATTGAAAGACATGAGTATTCTCCAACGCACTCCCTTCACGGATCAAGGAAGTGTTGTAGATTTGTTCCCCGATGTTACAATCTGGAATAACATTTATTCGGCTATTCAATCCATCAATCAGAACGCTAATTGGATAAACCGAATATAA
- a CDS encoding ABC transporter ATP-binding protein, translating to MNLSEEKVLAVRNLQVEFSTPRGIVPVVGGLSYTLSKGRVLAVVGESGSGKSVHALSLLGLLPAAGRVTGGEVLLNGQNLLSLSSQEMRSLRGRKISMIFQDPSASLNPVLTIGEQLVETLRAHQKISRAEARSRAAQLLSQVGIKEAEKRLDEYPFQFSGGMCQRVMIAMALLLSPDVLIADEPTTALDVTIQAQILDLIKTLQQKSGMSVVFITHNLALSANIADEVLVLYGGLCMEQACAQDLFNNPLHPYTKGLLSSLASLHQTAEELPAIAGTPPVPGEITQGCPFAPRCPQASEKCKQQLPPLFEKDGRCVRCWLEENK from the coding sequence ATGAATTTGTCCGAGGAAAAAGTGTTGGCAGTGCGTAATCTGCAAGTGGAATTTTCCACCCCGCGCGGCATCGTGCCCGTGGTGGGGGGCCTTTCTTACACTCTTTCTAAGGGGCGCGTACTGGCGGTGGTGGGGGAAAGCGGCAGCGGTAAAAGCGTGCATGCCCTTTCTTTGTTGGGGCTATTGCCAGCGGCTGGGCGCGTAACGGGCGGCGAGGTGCTACTTAACGGACAAAACCTGCTTTCTCTTTCTTCTCAAGAAATGCGCTCCCTGCGTGGACGCAAAATTTCCATGATTTTTCAAGACCCGTCCGCCAGTTTGAATCCTGTGTTGACGATTGGCGAACAGTTGGTGGAAACCCTGCGTGCGCATCAAAAAATTTCCCGCGCCGAAGCCCGCTCCCGTGCGGCTCAACTCCTTAGCCAAGTAGGTATTAAAGAAGCCGAAAAGCGCTTGGACGAATACCCCTTTCAGTTTTCCGGCGGTATGTGCCAGCGCGTGATGATTGCTATGGCGCTTTTGTTGTCGCCCGATGTTTTGATTGCCGACGAGCCGACCACCGCGTTAGATGTTACGATTCAAGCCCAAATTTTAGATTTAATCAAAACCCTTCAGCAAAAAAGCGGTATGTCGGTGGTGTTTATTACACACAATTTGGCTTTGTCCGCCAATATCGCCGACGAAGTATTGGTGCTATACGGCGGGCTGTGTATGGAACAGGCTTGCGCGCAAGACCTTTTTAATAACCCCTTACATCCCTATACAAAGGGTTTGCTTTCTTCGCTGGCGTCTTTGCATCAAACCGCCGAAGAATTACCCGCCATTGCCGGTACGCCGCCCGTGCCGGGAGAAATTACCCAAGGGTGTCCGTTTGCCCCGCGTTGTCCGCAAGCAAGCGAAAAGTGTAAACAGCAACTTCCGCCCCTTTTTGAAAAAGACGGTCGGTGCGTTCGTTGTTGGTTGGAGGAAAATAAATGA
- a CDS encoding M20/M25/M40 family metallo-hydrolase yields the protein MKINHKRLLDTFLKLVKIDSESFEEKEMQEFLVAELKKIGCKVTVDNAGKKYPTNAKGNVIGFLPGTVKSEPFVLAAHMDTVSPGKGICPVVKKDRVISNGSTILGADDKAGIAIILEILRTLKEHHATYPPVEALFTLGEESGMHGSKNMDYKKVQGREGLILDNEAGDELLVQGPAVNTIEVWIKGHTAHAGVCPEKGISAVEVAAYALSCMKLGRIDKETVANFGIIQGGKATNVVMEEVYLKGEARSLKNEKLAKQTAHMKDCFDKAVKKFTKKIDGKVFQPEVKFVPVLRYPAVNVSKNHPMVKAATAAAKKLGVRLRALASGGGCDANVLAGQGFTLPNLGVGVRDCHTSKETLILKEFYDSCAIALATVLAYRK from the coding sequence ATGAAAATAAACCATAAACGCTTATTAGATACTTTTTTGAAGTTAGTTAAAATCGACAGCGAATCTTTTGAAGAGAAAGAAATGCAAGAGTTTTTGGTGGCTGAACTGAAGAAAATCGGCTGCAAAGTAACCGTAGATAATGCCGGGAAAAAATATCCCACCAATGCCAAAGGAAATGTAATCGGCTTCTTGCCCGGTACGGTTAAAAGCGAACCTTTTGTGTTGGCGGCTCATATGGATACGGTCTCTCCGGGAAAAGGCATCTGCCCGGTTGTTAAAAAAGATCGTGTTATTTCCAACGGTTCCACTATTTTAGGGGCGGACGACAAAGCAGGTATTGCCATTATTTTGGAAATTTTACGTACCCTAAAAGAACACCATGCCACTTATCCGCCGGTAGAAGCCCTTTTTACATTGGGCGAAGAATCGGGTATGCACGGTTCTAAAAACATGGACTACAAAAAGGTACAAGGCCGTGAAGGGCTTATTTTGGATAACGAAGCCGGTGATGAACTTTTGGTACAGGGCCCGGCTGTTAACACCATTGAAGTGTGGATAAAAGGCCATACCGCACATGCCGGTGTCTGCCCGGAAAAAGGCATCTCTGCCGTGGAAGTGGCCGCGTATGCCCTTTCCTGCATGAAATTGGGCCGCATCGATAAAGAAACGGTGGCGAACTTCGGCATTATCCAGGGCGGAAAAGCCACCAATGTGGTGATGGAAGAAGTGTACTTAAAAGGCGAAGCGCGCAGTTTGAAAAATGAAAAATTAGCCAAACAAACTGCCCACATGAAAGACTGTTTTGATAAGGCCGTCAAGAAATTTACCAAAAAAATTGATGGGAAAGTTTTTCAACCCGAAGTGAAATTTGTGCCGGTACTCCGCTATCCGGCAGTAAATGTATCCAAAAATCACCCTATGGTAAAGGCGGCTACGGCGGCGGCCAAAAAATTGGGTGTACGCTTGCGTGCGCTTGCGTCGGGCGGCGGTTGCGATGCCAATGTGCTTGCCGGGCAAGGGTTTACTTTGCCCAACTTGGGGGTAGGTGTGCGCGATTGCCACACCTCTAAAGAAACCCTTATCTTAAAAGAGTTTTATGATTCTTGCGCGATAGCGTTGGCTACGGTGCTTGCCTACCGCAAATAA
- a CDS encoding ABC transporter ATP-binding protein produces MTPPVLITDLHKTYSRRPWLLGKETLFPVLKGISLRIEEGRVLGLVGESGCGKSTLCKVLLGIEKPTSGEVLVSGQNVAKLSKKEWKELRREMQVVFQDPYSSLDPRMSVRQLLSEPLDIHGLYEEKAERGKFLLKLLEDVGLSAEHLNRYPHEFSGGQRQRIAIARALALSPRILVADEPVSALDVSVQAQILNLLKHIQRTRRLSMLFVTHDFAVARFLCDDIAVMHQGRIVEQATAAELFTNPQHAYTKKLLAAVPQIPAQKQGE; encoded by the coding sequence ATGACCCCTCCCGTGTTGATTACCGATTTACATAAAACCTATTCCCGCCGACCGTGGTTGTTAGGGAAGGAAACGCTGTTTCCCGTGCTGAAAGGAATATCGTTGCGTATTGAAGAAGGGCGCGTGCTGGGGTTAGTCGGGGAGTCCGGTTGCGGAAAAAGTACTTTGTGTAAGGTTTTATTGGGGATAGAAAAACCCACTTCCGGAGAAGTTCTTGTAAGCGGGCAAAATGTAGCGAAACTTTCCAAAAAAGAGTGGAAGGAATTGCGCCGCGAAATGCAGGTGGTGTTTCAAGACCCCTATTCCAGTTTGGATCCGCGTATGAGTGTGCGCCAACTCTTAAGCGAGCCGCTTGATATCCACGGGTTATATGAAGAAAAGGCCGAACGGGGAAAATTTTTATTAAAACTGTTGGAAGATGTAGGGCTGAGCGCAGAACACCTAAACCGTTATCCGCACGAATTTTCCGGCGGGCAACGCCAACGCATTGCCATTGCGCGCGCCCTTGCGTTAAGCCCCCGTATTTTAGTGGCGGACGAGCCCGTTTCGGCGTTAGATGTATCCGTCCAGGCGCAGATTTTGAATTTGCTTAAACATATTCAACGCACGCGTCGGCTATCTATGCTGTTTGTGACGCACGATTTTGCCGTCGCACGCTTTTTATGCGACGATATTGCCGTGATGCACCAAGGCCGTATTGTGGAACAGGCCACGGCGGCGGAATTGTTTACCAATCCGCAACACGCTTATACAAAAAAATTATTGGCGGCGGTACCGCAAATCCCTGCCCAAAAACAAGGAGAATAA